One stretch of Mangifera indica cultivar Alphonso chromosome 9, CATAS_Mindica_2.1, whole genome shotgun sequence DNA includes these proteins:
- the LOC123226393 gene encoding phenolic glucoside malonyltransferase 1-like — protein sequence MASTNTIEIQEVTPFSDSTTQFSLPLTKYDTFWFNFPPVERLYFYQVTDLAPQFFNSFILPDLKRSLSLTLLHYLPLAGNLIWPPDAPKPFIWYSPGDGVSVTVAESAADFNSLSGKEVHEAAELHPLIPQLLTSDDKAAMISIQITLFPNEGFCIGITSHHAILDGRSSTMFIKSWAYLCKQLGEDLEEEPFLSPELIPSFDRTVIKDPTGIDMVYVNDWFSYTNTRSLKLLPNVLPNTDRLRATFELTREDIQKLRNQVLLRLKKDNEKEEDTAPKQLHLSTFVLTLAYVFVCMVKARRGDDNRRVIFAFTADLRTRLHPPVPLNYVGNCVMLEFCSAAAKDLAEENGVCFVAEKLSEMIKVLERGELETTEDRLSKLLNLMKAVIEGVQGLGVAGSTQFEVYGSDFRWGRPKKVEIVSIDKSGAIALTNSRDKSGGVEIGVVLKKQEMEDFASLFVDGLKD from the coding sequence ATGGCGTCAACCAACACCATTGAAATACAGGAGGTGACTCCTTTCTCAGACTCAACCACTCAGTTTTCCCTTCCTTTAACAAAATACGATACGTTTTGGTTCAATTTTCCTCCCGTTGAACGCCTTTATTTCTATCAAGTCACTGACTTAGCCCCTCAATTCTTCAACTCGTTCATTCTCCCAGACCTCAAGCGCTCTCTGTCTCTCACTCTCCTCCATTATCTCCCTCTCGCTGGTAACCTTATCTGGCCCCCAGATGCCCCCAAGCCATTTATATGGTACTCCCCAGGCGACGGGGTTTCAGTCACTGTTGCAGAGTCTGCCGCCGACTTCAACTCCCTTTCTGGCAAGGAAGTTCATGAAGCTGCGGAGCTTCATCCTTTGATTCCTCAGCTGTTGACATCTGATGACAAAGCAGCCATGATCTCTATTCAAATAACTTTGTTTCCGAATGAAGGATTTTGCATCGGAATAACATCTCACCATGCCATACTTGATGGGAGAAGCTCAACTATGTTCATCAAGTCTTGGGCTTATTTATGCAAACAATTAGGGGAAGATCTAGAAGAAGAGCCTTTTTTGTCACCAGAACTGATCCCGTCTTTTGACCGAACAGTCATCAAAGACCCGACTGGAATCGACATGGTGTATGTAAACGACTGGTTCTCTTATACAAACACTCGAAGCTTGAAGCTTTTGCCAAACGTACTACCCAATACCGATAGGCTTCGAGCGACATTCGAGTTGACCCGTGAAGATATTCAGAAACTAAGGAACCAGGTATTGCTCAGATTGAAAAAAGACAATGAAAAGGAGGAGGATACAGCGCCAAAACAGCTTCATTTATCAACTTTTGTGCTTACACTGGCATACGTATTCGTCTGTATGGTTAAAGCTAGAAGAGGGGATGATAACAGAAGGGTTATTTTCGCATTCACGGCAGATTTAAGAACCCGTTTACATCCTCCAGTTCCATTAAATTACGTTGGCAACTGCGTCATGTTAGAATTTTGCTCTGCAGCCGCGAAAGATTTGGCAGAAGAAAATGGGGTTTGCTTTGTTGCAGAGAAGTTAAGCGAGATGATAAAAGTACTAGAGAGGGGAGAGCTTGAGACAACAGAAGATAGACTTTCAAAGTTGTTGAACTTGATGAAAGCTGTTATTGAAGGAGTCCAAGGCCTTGGCGTAGCCGGGTCGACGCAGTTTGAAGTTTACGGATCGGATTTCAGGTGGGGGAGGCCGAAGAAGGTAGAGATTGTGTCCATAGATAAGAGTGGAGCCATTGCATTGACCAATAGTAGAGACAAAAGCGGCGGTGTTGAGATAGGTGTCGTTTTGAAGAAGCAAGAAATGGAAGATTTTGCTTCTTTATTTGTTGATGGGCTAAAAGATTGA
- the LOC123226360 gene encoding malonyl-CoA:anthocyanidin 5-O-glucoside-6''-O-malonyltransferase-like codes for MASSTSHTVKIQEVTKVLPSSAVSATELSLPLTFFDLLWLKFPPVERLFFYQIPHLTSQFFNSDIVPKLKQSLSITLLHYLPLAGNLMWPQDTPKPAIYYFQNDGVSLTVAESNADFNYLSGYGPREVGVFHSLIPQLSISDDKAAVIAIQITLFPDEGFSIGFSAHHGILDGKTSTMLLKSWAYICKQDKQDPSLPSELTPLIDRSVIQYPTGIDTLMLNGWFDSNSRSLKLLTSKAVDPNLLRATFQFSREDIKKLRVKVQEDTNQSEQLHLSSFVLTYAYVIVCLTKAIGKEEEEGEVLFGFTADYRTRLEPPIAVNYFGNCVCSHGAREEAKDVVKEDGVFLIAKRLSECMKELEKGAVLEATGERLASYVPFMKQGAKGIGIAGSPRFEVYGTDFGWGRPKKVEIVSIDKNGSICLADSGDGSGGVEVGVVLEKQQMEAFASVFANGLQ; via the coding sequence ATGGCATCTTCAACATCACACACTGTGAAAATCCAAGAGGTGACCAAAGTCCTTCCATCCTCCGCCGTCTCAGCCACCGAGCTCTCTCTCCCACTCACCTTCTTCGACTTATTGTGGCTCAAGTTCCCTCCTGTGGAGCGTCTCTTCTTCTACCAAATACCCCACTTGACATCTCAGTTTTTCAACTCCGATATAGTCCCCAAACTCAAGCAATCTCTCTCTATAACCCTTCTCCATTATCTCCCTCTTGCTGGTAACCTCATGTGGCCCCAAGACACCCCTAAACCAGCCATCTACTACTTCCAAAACGACGGTGTTTCGCTCACTGTTGCAGAGTCCAACGCCGACTTCAATTACCTCTCAGGCTATGGACCTCGTGAAGTTGGTGTATTTCATTCTTTGATACCCCAATTGTCTATATCCGACGATAAAGCGGCGGTCATCGCTATCCAAATAACATTATTTCCCGATGAAGGTTTCTCCATTGGCTTCTCCGCTCATCATGGAATACTCGATGGGAAAACTTCAACCATGTTATTAAAGTCTTGGGCTTATATTTGCAAACAAGATAAACAAGACCCTTCCTTGCCATCAGAACTAACTCCATTAATCGACAGGAGTGTCATCCAATACCCTACAGGAATTGATACTTTGATGTTGAATGGCTGGTTCGACTCCAACTCCCGAAGCTTGAAGCTTTTGACAAGCAAAGCAGTAGATCCCAATTTACTTCGAGCGACGTTTCAGTTTAGCCGTGAAGATATCAAGAAGCTAAGGGTTAAGGTACAAGAAGATACAAACCAGTCAGAACAACTTCATTTATCAAGTTTTGTGCTCACATACGCCTATGTAATCGTTTGCTTAACGAAAGCTataggaaaagaagaagaagaaggtgagGTTCTATTTGGATTCACAGCTGATTACAGAACCCGTTTAGAGCCTCCGATTGCAGTGAACTACTTCGGAAACTGTGTTTGCTCCCATGGAGCAAgggaagaagcaaaagatgtagTGAAGGAAGATGGTGTTTTTCTAATTGCAAAGAGGTTAAGTGAGTGTATGAAAGAGTTAGAAAAGGGGGCAGTTCTTGAAGCAACGGGGGAGAGGCTTGCAAGTTATGTTCCATTTATGAAACAAGGGGCAAAAGGAATAGGGATTGCCGGGTCGCCCAGGTTTGAAGTTTATGGGACGGATTTCGGGTGGGGAAGACCCAAGAAGGTGGAGATTGTGTCAATAGATAAGAATGGGTCCATTTGTTTGGCAGATAGTGGAGATGGAAGCGGCGGTGTTGAGGTTGGTGTAGTTTTAGAGAAGCAACAAATGGAGGCTTTTGCTTCCGTGTTTGCCAATGGACTGCAATAG